One Syntrophorhabdaceae bacterium genomic region harbors:
- a CDS encoding universal stress protein, which translates to MFAPKKILVPTDFSKFSDNALRQAYDMAKTYKAKIYLLHVAWISQICTIDYCLDQASVDALHKRTIKAAEDMMQKQIKRVVKSKDVEIIADITKGNPYEEILKEEKTRKIDLIVIASHGMTGILGHLMGSMAEKILRGAKCPVVLVKK; encoded by the coding sequence AAGAAGATTCTTGTACCGACAGATTTTTCCAAGTTTTCGGACAACGCATTGAGACAAGCCTACGATATGGCAAAAACGTACAAGGCAAAGATTTATCTCCTCCATGTTGCCTGGATAAGCCAGATATGCACAATTGACTATTGCCTGGATCAGGCCAGCGTAGACGCCCTTCATAAGAGAACCATCAAGGCGGCTGAAGACATGATGCAGAAGCAGATTAAGAGAGTCGTCAAATCAAAGGATGTAGAGATTATTGCAGATATTACCAAGGGTAACCCCTACGAAGAAATCCTCAAAGAAGAAAAGACAAGAAAGATCGACCTCATCGTCATCGCTTCGCACGGCATGACGGGAATCCTCGGTCATCTTATGGGAAGCATGGCAGAAAAGATCCTGCGCGGAGCA